From one Nocardioides sp. Kera G14 genomic stretch:
- the trpB gene encoding tryptophan synthase subunit beta encodes MTTHLHETTSFDADARGFFGGPAEGFGGKYMPEALMRALDEIDEAWTAAKADASFVEEFDAILRDYANLPSPLYHAQRLSETVGRRILLKREDLNHTGAHKIRNVLGQALLTKRMGKRRVIAETGAGQHGVATATAAAYFGLDCTIYMGKVDTERQALNVARMQLLGAEVIPVDTGSATLKDAINEAFRDWVANVEHTAYLFGTAAGPHPFPTLVRDLTRGIGDEAREQVLAQYGALPDAIAACVGGGSNAIGLFTAFLEDPSVRIYGFEAGGDGYETGRHAATITAHDEGVLHGARTYVLQDDEGQTIESHSISAGLDYPGVGPQHSWLAKSGRATYEPVTDTEAMDAFALLARTEGIIPAIESAHAVAGALRIAPTLPEGSTILVNLSGRGDKDMGTAVEWFGLGQAKPDGTPVAATEEQIAEGAKA; translated from the coding sequence GTGACCACCCACCTGCACGAGACGACGAGCTTCGACGCGGACGCCCGCGGCTTCTTCGGCGGCCCCGCCGAGGGCTTCGGCGGCAAGTACATGCCCGAGGCCCTGATGCGTGCGCTCGATGAGATCGACGAGGCGTGGACGGCGGCGAAGGCCGACGCGAGCTTCGTCGAAGAGTTCGACGCGATCCTGCGTGACTACGCCAACCTGCCCTCGCCGCTCTACCACGCCCAGCGACTCTCGGAGACGGTCGGCAGAAGGATCCTGCTCAAGCGCGAGGACCTCAACCACACCGGCGCCCACAAGATCCGCAACGTCCTCGGCCAGGCGCTCCTGACGAAGCGGATGGGCAAGAGGCGCGTCATCGCCGAGACCGGCGCGGGCCAGCACGGCGTCGCCACGGCCACCGCGGCGGCGTACTTCGGGCTGGACTGCACCATCTACATGGGCAAGGTCGACACCGAGCGTCAGGCACTCAATGTCGCCCGCATGCAGCTCCTCGGCGCCGAGGTGATCCCGGTCGACACCGGCTCGGCGACGCTCAAGGACGCGATCAACGAGGCCTTCCGCGACTGGGTCGCCAACGTCGAGCACACCGCCTACCTCTTCGGCACCGCGGCCGGCCCGCACCCCTTCCCGACCCTGGTGCGCGACCTGACCCGTGGCATCGGCGACGAGGCCCGCGAGCAGGTCCTGGCGCAGTACGGTGCCCTCCCGGACGCCATCGCCGCGTGCGTCGGTGGAGGCTCCAACGCGATCGGCCTCTTCACGGCGTTCCTCGAGGACCCGTCGGTGAGGATCTACGGCTTCGAGGCCGGCGGCGACGGGTACGAGACCGGTCGTCACGCCGCCACGATCACCGCCCACGACGAGGGCGTCCTGCACGGCGCCCGCACCTACGTCCTCCAGGACGACGAGGGGCAGACCATCGAGTCGCACTCCATCAGCGCCGGCCTGGACTACCCGGGAGTCGGCCCGCAGCACTCGTGGCTCGCGAAGTCCGGCCGGGCGACGTACGAGCCCGTGACCGACACCGAGGCGATGGACGCCTTCGCCCTGCTGGCACGCACCGAGGGGATCATCCCCGCGATCGAGTCGGCCCACGCCGTCGCCGGCGCGCTGCGGATCGCGCCCACGCTGCCCGAGGGCTCGACCATCCTGGTCAACCTCAGTGGGCGTGGTGACAAGGACATGGGCACCGCGGTCGAGTGGTTCGGCCTGGGCCAGGCGAAGCCCGACGGCACGCCCGTCGCCGCCACTGAGGAGCAGATCGCGGAAGGGGCCAAGGCATGA
- the trpC gene encoding indole-3-glycerol phosphate synthase TrpC, giving the protein MPNSPATVLDGIIAGVREDLAARQATTSEADLRAMLADVEPARDPMPSLRTPGSSVISEVKRKSPSKGALADIPDPAELAGAYARGGAHAISVLTEQRRFGGSLADLDAVRAAVGVPILRKDFVVEAYQVLEARAHGADLILLMCSALDDLQLKALYGRACELGLTPLVEVHDEAETERAVELGAELIGVNARNLKTLEIDTDVFGRLAPLIPDDRVKVAESGIFSAADVTRFVGEGARAVLVGEALVKDGDPEAAVRAMTGLGA; this is encoded by the coding sequence ATGCCCAACAGCCCCGCGACCGTGCTCGACGGCATCATCGCCGGCGTTCGCGAGGACCTCGCCGCGCGACAGGCCACGACCTCCGAGGCCGATCTGCGCGCGATGCTCGCCGACGTCGAGCCGGCCCGCGACCCGATGCCGTCCCTCCGCACGCCGGGCAGCAGTGTGATCTCCGAGGTCAAGCGGAAGAGCCCCAGCAAGGGCGCCCTGGCCGACATCCCCGACCCCGCGGAGCTCGCCGGCGCCTACGCCCGCGGCGGTGCACACGCCATCAGCGTCCTCACGGAGCAGCGTCGGTTCGGCGGTTCGCTGGCCGACCTCGACGCGGTGCGGGCGGCTGTCGGCGTACCGATCCTGCGGAAGGACTTCGTCGTCGAGGCCTACCAGGTGCTGGAGGCCCGCGCCCACGGAGCCGATCTGATCCTGCTGATGTGCTCGGCACTCGACGACCTCCAGCTCAAGGCGCTCTACGGGCGCGCCTGCGAGCTCGGCCTCACCCCGCTGGTCGAGGTGCACGACGAGGCCGAGACCGAGCGGGCGGTCGAGCTCGGTGCCGAGCTGATCGGCGTCAACGCCCGCAACCTCAAGACCCTCGAGATCGACACCGACGTCTTCGGCCGGCTCGCTCCGCTGATCCCTGACGATCGCGTGAAGGTGGCCGAGTCCGGCATCTTCAGCGCCGCCGACGTCACGCGCTTCGTCGGAGAGGGCGCTCGGGCCGTCCTCGTCGGTGAGGCGCTGGTCAAGGACGGCGACCCGGAGGCCGCGGTGCGCGCCATGACCGGCCTCGGTGCATGA
- a CDS encoding DUF4190 domain-containing protein: MSYGTPPPPPPPGYGAPQPGFPGQPPGEHPRAGLIFGLGITSLVLGIIGLFCCAFLGLVGIAPWVMGTSALREIDASGGTLSGRDRVKSGRTMGIIGVVLTAVGLVVNIILISTGVIDANLDFESSSS; encoded by the coding sequence ATGAGTTACGGAACCCCTCCTCCGCCTCCCCCGCCCGGCTACGGCGCACCGCAGCCCGGCTTTCCCGGCCAACCGCCTGGTGAGCACCCCCGCGCGGGCCTCATCTTCGGGCTCGGCATCACGAGCCTCGTGCTCGGGATCATCGGGCTCTTCTGCTGCGCGTTCCTCGGCCTGGTCGGCATCGCGCCGTGGGTCATGGGGACCAGCGCGCTCCGCGAGATCGACGCCTCCGGCGGCACGCTCAGCGGCCGCGACAGGGTCAAGAGCGGCCGCACGATGGGCATCATCGGCGTGGTGCTGACCGCGGTCGGCCTGGTGGTCAACATCATCCTGATCTCGACCGGCGTCATCGACGCGAACCTCGACTTCGAGAGCTCGTCGAGCTGA
- a CDS encoding DUF2752 domain-containing protein — protein sequence MYAATGIYCPGCGGLRAVNDLTHGDVGAALSSNLLITVGIPFAVVGLALWLLHEWRGTTVNRVPPALRSGAWTALVAVAVVFTLARNTPAGSWLAP from the coding sequence TTGTACGCCGCCACCGGCATCTACTGCCCGGGGTGCGGCGGCCTGCGGGCGGTCAACGACCTGACGCACGGCGACGTCGGTGCCGCCCTCTCGAGCAATCTCCTCATCACCGTCGGCATCCCGTTCGCGGTCGTCGGACTCGCGCTGTGGCTCCTGCATGAATGGCGCGGCACCACGGTGAACCGCGTCCCGCCGGCGCTCCGTTCGGGGGCCTGGACCGCGCTCGTGGCGGTGGCGGTGGTCTTCACCCTCGCTAGGAACACGCCGGCCGGCTCCTGGCTCGCGCCCTGA
- a CDS encoding HGxxPAAW family protein encodes MADNHGNTPAAWAAVALALLGFVVGSVGMMLSPVNYVVFWIGVALVVIAGVAFVVLSKMGYHVESH; translated from the coding sequence ATGGCTGACAATCACGGAAACACCCCCGCCGCCTGGGCCGCTGTCGCGCTCGCGCTTCTCGGCTTCGTGGTCGGCAGCGTCGGCATGATGCTCTCGCCGGTCAACTACGTCGTCTTCTGGATCGGCGTCGCGCTCGTGGTCATCGCCGGGGTGGCGTTCGTGGTGCTGTCGAAGATGGGTTACCACGTCGAGTCGCACTGA
- a CDS encoding Trp biosynthesis-associated membrane protein — MRLGLWPTTLLGVAGAGVAAIAGHHDWASRPGAAAATVTSGANPAERPAVTALALVALAAWGVLLVTRGVVRRGIAGLAALAALAALAASVVGLINARSDARNVGWSTYTSTPPDPSLTVWGFVAVVAASLAALAGCFAVWKVGSWPEMGRKYDAPTTAAAPTPDTPLDVWKALDEGRDPTDPDPR; from the coding sequence GTGAGGCTCGGTCTCTGGCCGACCACGCTCCTCGGAGTGGCGGGAGCCGGCGTCGCCGCGATCGCCGGGCACCACGACTGGGCCTCGCGGCCCGGCGCCGCGGCTGCCACGGTCACCTCCGGCGCCAATCCCGCCGAGCGTCCGGCGGTGACCGCGTTGGCACTCGTCGCGCTTGCGGCCTGGGGTGTGCTCCTGGTGACGCGAGGTGTGGTGCGACGTGGCATCGCCGGGCTGGCAGCCCTCGCAGCCCTTGCAGCGCTCGCCGCGTCGGTCGTCGGGCTGATCAACGCGCGCTCCGATGCGCGGAACGTGGGCTGGTCGACGTACACCTCCACGCCGCCCGACCCCTCCCTGACCGTGTGGGGGTTCGTGGCCGTGGTGGCCGCCTCGCTCGCTGCGCTCGCCGGCTGCTTCGCCGTGTGGAAGGTCGGCTCGTGGCCGGAGATGGGGCGGAAGTACGACGCCCCGACGACTGCCGCGGCACCGACGCCGGACACACCGCTGGATGTCTGGAAGGCCCTCGACGAGGGTCGCGACCCGACCGACCCTGACCCCCGTTAG
- the hisI gene encoding phosphoribosyl-AMP cyclohydrolase, with protein sequence MDSVLNPDIAARLKRTTDGLVPAIVQQHDTREVLMMGWMDDEALHRTLTTGRATYWSRSRQEYWVKGDTSGHVQWVKEVRLDCDGDTILLTVDQVGAACHTGDHTCFDADLLGAPQASA encoded by the coding sequence ATGGACTCCGTGCTGAACCCTGACATCGCCGCCCGGCTCAAGCGGACCACCGACGGCCTCGTGCCGGCGATCGTGCAACAGCACGACACCCGCGAGGTCCTGATGATGGGCTGGATGGACGACGAGGCGCTGCACCGCACGCTCACGACCGGCCGGGCGACCTACTGGAGCCGCAGCCGCCAGGAGTACTGGGTCAAGGGCGACACCTCCGGCCACGTCCAGTGGGTCAAGGAGGTGCGCCTCGACTGCGACGGCGACACCATCCTCCTCACCGTCGACCAGGTCGGTGCCGCCTGCCACACGGGGGACCACACCTGCTTCGATGCCGACCTGCTCGGCGCGCCCCAGGCTTCCGCGTGA
- a CDS encoding ABC transporter ATP-binding protein: protein MSSVDTGLDLGAFETIRRGVKHSPELTVGIRTTVLFAIFASLGQVVVPIAVQQTLDKGINADGGPDIPFTVTAAIISAVAIIGTAVCSYLMTSRLFTASERGLATLRTKAFRHIHDLPMLTQNTERRGALVSRVTSDVDQVSQFLVFGGLIFIISLGQMLVATVVMAFYSWPLAIVVWLCFAPLFGSIRWFQRRLSAAYTHVRQTVGAMLSAVSEPVVGAAVVKAYAVEERTQQRIDEAIDANRNAQVAAQGYTVVSFSLGGISGGLANAGVVLVGVWLAAHGTFGSHPMSSGTILAFAFLVSLFVNPVQMGTQILTDAQNAIASWRRVIGVLDTPADLVDPGPDGQVLPRGPISIEFREVSFAYPGGAPVLHDLSLAIAPGRRIAVVGETGSGKSTIAKLLTRLMDPSSGTVLLDGVDLREIRAESLRSSVVLVPQEGFLFDDTLAANVRYGDLTATDDQIVAAAESLGLDDWLASLPLGVATRVGQRGESLSAGERQLVALLRAQLADPDLLVLDEATSAVDPQLEMRINRALERLMEGRTSVTIAHRLSTAEAADEVIVVDRGHIVQRGPHTELVSQSATAYDRLHRSWIAQHG, encoded by the coding sequence ATGAGCAGCGTCGACACCGGTCTCGACCTCGGCGCGTTCGAGACCATCCGCCGTGGCGTGAAGCACAGCCCGGAGCTGACGGTCGGGATCAGGACCACCGTGCTGTTCGCGATCTTCGCCAGCCTCGGCCAGGTCGTCGTCCCGATCGCCGTGCAGCAGACGCTCGACAAGGGCATCAACGCCGACGGCGGCCCCGACATCCCGTTCACCGTCACCGCCGCGATCATCTCCGCAGTGGCGATCATCGGCACGGCCGTCTGCTCCTACCTGATGACCAGCCGGCTCTTCACCGCGAGCGAGCGTGGCCTCGCCACCTTGCGTACCAAGGCGTTCCGGCACATCCACGACCTGCCGATGCTCACCCAGAACACCGAGCGGCGCGGCGCCCTCGTCTCCCGCGTCACCAGCGACGTCGACCAGGTCAGCCAGTTCCTCGTCTTCGGCGGACTCATCTTCATCATCAGCCTGGGCCAGATGCTCGTCGCGACGGTCGTGATGGCCTTCTACAGCTGGCCCCTCGCAATCGTCGTCTGGCTCTGCTTCGCCCCGCTCTTCGGTTCGATCCGCTGGTTCCAGCGCCGCCTCTCGGCCGCCTACACGCACGTGCGCCAGACCGTCGGCGCCATGCTGTCGGCCGTCAGCGAGCCCGTCGTCGGCGCTGCCGTCGTCAAGGCGTACGCCGTCGAGGAGCGCACCCAGCAGCGCATCGACGAGGCGATCGACGCCAACAGGAACGCCCAGGTCGCCGCGCAGGGCTACACCGTCGTGAGCTTCAGCCTGGGCGGCATCAGCGGCGGCCTCGCCAACGCCGGGGTCGTCCTCGTCGGTGTCTGGCTGGCTGCCCACGGCACGTTCGGAAGCCACCCGATGAGCTCTGGCACCATTCTCGCCTTCGCGTTCCTCGTCAGCCTCTTCGTCAACCCGGTCCAGATGGGCACGCAGATCCTCACCGACGCCCAGAACGCCATCGCCAGCTGGCGTCGCGTGATCGGTGTGCTCGACACTCCGGCCGACCTCGTCGACCCCGGACCGGACGGACAGGTCCTGCCGCGCGGCCCGATCAGCATCGAGTTCCGTGAGGTCAGCTTCGCCTATCCCGGCGGTGCGCCGGTGCTGCACGATCTCAGTCTCGCCATCGCGCCCGGCCGCCGCATCGCCGTCGTCGGTGAGACCGGCTCGGGCAAGTCCACCATCGCGAAGCTGCTCACCCGCCTGATGGACCCCAGCTCGGGCACCGTCCTTCTCGACGGCGTCGACCTGCGGGAGATCCGCGCGGAGTCCCTGCGCTCGTCCGTCGTCCTCGTGCCGCAGGAGGGTTTCCTCTTCGACGACACCCTCGCCGCGAATGTGCGTTACGGCGACCTCACGGCCACCGACGACCAGATCGTCGCGGCCGCGGAGTCGCTCGGGCTCGACGACTGGCTCGCCTCGCTGCCCCTCGGCGTCGCGACGCGTGTGGGCCAGCGCGGCGAGAGCCTGAGTGCGGGGGAGCGGCAGCTCGTCGCACTGCTCCGCGCCCAGCTCGCCGACCCCGACCTGCTCGTCCTCGACGAGGCCACGAGTGCCGTCGACCCGCAGTTGGAGATGCGGATCAACCGCGCGCTCGAGCGGCTGATGGAGGGCCGCACCAGCGTCACCATCGCCCACCGGTTGAGCACCGCCGAGGCCGCCGACGAGGTGATCGTCGTCGACCGCGGACACATCGTCCAGCGCGGCCCGCACACCGAGCTGGTGAGCCAGTCGGCGACGGCGTACGACCGCCTGCACCGCTCCTGGATCGCGCAGCACGGATAA
- a CDS encoding ABC transporter ATP-binding protein, which translates to MAEPPSRATTWDGLKVLGVAIRREPAIFTLSTIGSALFGALTVADAWVLGWSTDHVLIPYFDGHHVGRGAYVAVAALFIGVALLRAVGIVARRLGAGIMQYRMQAHTRRAVTRTYLELPLAWHHQHPTGQLLSNANSDVEAAWAPIAPLPMAVGTIVMMVIAVAQMFLADVVLALVGVLVFPAVIAANLTYQRFSSPLITRAQQLRAELSEIAHESFDGALVVKTLGRETEETERFSAKAQQLRDINIRSGRIRAAFDPTLAAVPNLGVLVVLIVGALRVRSGGTAAGDVVTVAYLLTIVSFPIRSIGWLLGEFPRSVVGWRRVRNVLDATGSTAYGDAALADSSAGASLEVRDVAFSYDGTTPVLDGVTFDVQPGRTTAIVGATAAGKSTLTTLLTRLVDPASGRIVVDGTDVRHLAPGELARAVAVVPQAAFLFDDTVRDNVTLGGDFSDEEVWSALETAQAADFVRELPHGLDTRLGERGTSLSGGQRQRISLARALVRHPRLLILDDATSAVDPEVEQRILAGIKQYDATLVVVAYRKATIGLADEVVHLAEGRIADRGSHAELLAESDDYARLVNAYETQEVHE; encoded by the coding sequence GTGGCTGAACCCCCGAGCAGAGCAACGACGTGGGACGGCCTCAAGGTCCTCGGGGTGGCGATCAGGCGCGAGCCGGCGATCTTCACCCTCTCGACGATCGGGAGCGCGCTCTTCGGGGCCCTGACGGTCGCGGATGCGTGGGTCCTCGGGTGGTCGACGGACCACGTCCTCATCCCGTACTTCGACGGCCACCACGTCGGCCGGGGTGCGTACGTCGCCGTGGCGGCGCTCTTCATCGGCGTTGCGCTCCTGCGGGCGGTCGGCATCGTCGCGCGGCGACTGGGCGCCGGGATCATGCAGTACCGGATGCAGGCCCACACCCGCCGCGCGGTCACCCGCACGTACCTCGAGCTTCCGCTCGCCTGGCACCACCAGCACCCGACCGGCCAGCTGCTGAGCAACGCCAACTCCGACGTCGAGGCGGCCTGGGCGCCGATCGCGCCGCTGCCGATGGCGGTCGGCACGATCGTCATGATGGTCATCGCGGTGGCCCAGATGTTCCTCGCCGACGTCGTCCTCGCGCTCGTGGGTGTCCTCGTCTTCCCGGCCGTGATCGCGGCCAACCTCACCTACCAGCGCTTCTCGAGCCCGCTGATCACGCGCGCCCAGCAGCTTCGCGCGGAGCTCAGCGAGATCGCCCACGAGTCCTTCGACGGCGCCCTCGTCGTCAAGACGCTCGGCCGCGAGACCGAGGAGACCGAGCGGTTCAGCGCCAAGGCGCAGCAGTTGCGCGACATCAACATCCGCAGTGGCCGCATCCGCGCCGCCTTCGACCCGACCCTCGCGGCCGTGCCCAACCTCGGCGTCCTCGTCGTCCTCATCGTCGGCGCCCTCCGCGTCCGCTCCGGCGGCACGGCCGCGGGCGACGTCGTCACGGTCGCCTACCTCCTCACGATCGTCAGCTTCCCGATCCGCTCGATCGGCTGGCTGCTCGGCGAGTTCCCGCGCAGCGTCGTGGGCTGGCGACGGGTGCGCAACGTCCTCGACGCGACCGGCTCGACGGCGTACGGCGACGCTGCGCTCGCCGACAGCTCGGCCGGGGCCTCCCTCGAGGTGCGGGACGTCGCCTTCTCGTACGACGGCACCACCCCCGTCCTCGACGGCGTCACGTTCGACGTCCAGCCCGGGCGCACCACCGCGATCGTGGGCGCGACGGCAGCCGGCAAGTCGACGCTCACGACACTGTTGACCCGTCTCGTCGACCCTGCTTCCGGCCGGATCGTCGTGGACGGCACGGACGTCCGTCACCTGGCACCCGGCGAGCTCGCACGAGCCGTGGCCGTCGTACCCCAGGCGGCGTTCCTCTTCGACGACACGGTCCGCGACAACGTCACGCTCGGCGGCGACTTCTCCGACGAGGAGGTCTGGTCGGCGCTGGAGACGGCACAGGCGGCCGACTTCGTCCGCGAGCTCCCGCACGGCTTGGACACGCGGCTGGGGGAGCGCGGCACCTCGCTGAGCGGTGGCCAGCGCCAGCGCATCTCCCTCGCCCGCGCGCTGGTCCGGCACCCGCGGCTCCTGATCCTCGACGACGCGACGAGCGCGGTCGACCCCGAGGTCGAGCAGCGCATCCTCGCCGGCATCAAGCAGTACGACGCCACCTTGGTCGTCGTCGCCTACCGCAAGGCCACGATCGGGTTGGCCGACGAGGTCGTCCACTTGGCCGAGGGCAGGATCGCCGACCGCGGTTCGCACGCCGAGCTGCTCGCAGAGTCCGACGACTACGCGCGGCTGGTCAATGCCTACGAGACCCAGGAGGTGCACGAATGA
- a CDS encoding type I restriction endonuclease subunit R: MADHNEVVFETEICEYLEANGWLYSKNDKGYDRERALFPEDVVAWLEATQPAAYEKALKAAGSQGKFLDVLTAALDRPLEHGGGTLNVLRNGVQYVGGGRLKMAQFRPENTLNETTVAQYAAMRVRVIRQVHFSTADQRSIDLVLFVNGIPVATAELKTDFTQSLDEATTQYRRDRNPLTNGKPEPLLSFGHRALVHFAVSNTLAAMTTKLEGEKTHFLPFNIGHDGGAGNPPAEDELSPTAYLWTRVWQKDAWLQIIGRLMIVQTKEEWDAATGRSERRTSMLFPRFHQWEAVTKIEQAVAAEGVGQRYLIEHSAGSGKTNTIAWTAHRLARLHVDNKKVFDSVVVVVDRAVLDGQLQDAVRQIDGGRKVVATISPEDVRKAGAKSKSGLLAQALTQGELIIAVTVQTFPHVLKELGDDASLAGKRFAVIADEAHSSQAGQTASRLKEVLSAGESEDEELDVEDILAAQMAERAESHNVSYFAFTATPKAKTIELFGRKGADGVPKQRFHLYSMKQAIEEGYILDVLRGYQTYDTALKIAGNATAAEGELDVEVDEKVAKKGLMRWVKLHPTNISQKVQIIVEHFHANVAHLLDGKAKAMVVTDSRKAAVKYKKAIDLYIAKRAAEDPSYSYGTLVAFSGSVSFGDDEIWSPEWGVKPDKDAEATEATLNPGASADLAAAFKGDTYKVMLVANKFQTGFDQPLLSAMYVDKRLSGVTAVQTLSRLNRTHRTATGERKVTTFVIDFANKPEDIQAAFEPYFAGASLETETDPYVVSHLMNKLDTVGIYDEADVRKVGLILVEHQGNNALAAVVSRGQEEFRRRWTHAIETGDKLAQDELELFRKDAGTYVRLYDFMSQVVNYGDPYMEMLAAYLRLLGQVIGEETWSSPVDLSNVELAGVRLQKNAEVDISLSGDADLKPPSGAGTGAKKEPKYVALREVIDEMNTLFGAEAFGDAQVAEFVNVLLGTLMGNEALRLQAKVNSRNQFRESADFKDAAIEAVADNQNAHNTMADYFFTDGPAIQRIMTKLADAYYEAALDGR; this comes from the coding sequence ATGGCGGATCACAACGAGGTCGTCTTCGAGACGGAGATCTGTGAGTACCTCGAGGCGAACGGATGGCTGTACTCCAAGAACGACAAGGGCTACGACCGGGAGCGCGCACTCTTCCCTGAGGACGTCGTCGCCTGGCTCGAGGCGACCCAGCCGGCGGCGTACGAGAAGGCCCTGAAGGCAGCGGGAAGCCAAGGGAAGTTCCTCGACGTCCTGACGGCCGCACTCGACAGGCCGCTGGAGCACGGTGGCGGCACGCTCAACGTGCTGCGCAACGGCGTGCAGTACGTCGGCGGCGGCCGGCTCAAGATGGCGCAGTTCCGTCCGGAGAACACGCTCAACGAGACGACCGTCGCGCAGTACGCCGCCATGCGGGTGCGTGTGATCCGGCAGGTGCACTTCTCGACGGCCGACCAGCGCAGCATCGACCTGGTCCTCTTCGTCAACGGCATCCCGGTGGCGACAGCGGAGCTCAAGACCGACTTCACGCAGAGCCTCGACGAGGCGACGACGCAGTACCGGCGGGACCGCAACCCGCTCACCAACGGCAAGCCCGAGCCGTTGCTCTCCTTCGGTCACCGTGCACTGGTCCACTTCGCCGTCTCCAACACGCTCGCCGCGATGACGACCAAACTCGAGGGGGAGAAGACTCACTTCCTGCCCTTCAACATCGGCCACGACGGTGGCGCCGGGAACCCGCCCGCCGAGGACGAGCTGTCACCGACGGCATACCTCTGGACGCGGGTCTGGCAGAAGGACGCGTGGCTCCAGATCATCGGGCGCCTGATGATCGTCCAGACCAAGGAGGAGTGGGACGCCGCAACGGGGAGGAGCGAGCGGCGCACGTCGATGCTCTTCCCGCGGTTCCACCAGTGGGAGGCGGTCACAAAGATCGAGCAGGCGGTGGCGGCCGAGGGCGTGGGCCAGCGCTACCTGATCGAGCACTCCGCCGGCTCAGGGAAGACCAACACGATCGCGTGGACGGCCCACCGGCTCGCGCGTCTCCACGTCGACAACAAGAAGGTCTTCGACTCGGTCGTCGTCGTCGTCGACCGTGCGGTCCTCGACGGTCAACTGCAGGACGCCGTCCGCCAGATCGACGGGGGCAGGAAGGTCGTCGCGACGATCAGCCCGGAGGACGTGCGCAAGGCGGGCGCCAAGTCCAAGTCGGGCCTCCTCGCCCAAGCACTGACACAGGGTGAGCTGATCATCGCCGTCACCGTGCAGACCTTCCCGCACGTGCTCAAGGAGCTCGGCGACGACGCCTCACTGGCGGGCAAGCGCTTCGCGGTGATCGCCGACGAGGCGCACTCGTCGCAGGCCGGCCAGACGGCGTCCAGGCTCAAGGAAGTCCTCTCGGCCGGCGAGAGTGAGGACGAGGAGCTCGACGTCGAGGACATCCTCGCCGCTCAGATGGCAGAGCGCGCCGAGTCGCACAACGTCTCCTACTTCGCCTTCACCGCGACGCCGAAGGCGAAGACGATCGAGCTCTTCGGGCGCAAGGGCGCCGACGGCGTGCCGAAGCAGCGCTTCCACCTCTACTCGATGAAGCAGGCGATCGAGGAGGGCTACATCCTCGACGTGCTCCGGGGCTACCAGACCTACGACACCGCCCTCAAGATCGCCGGCAACGCGACGGCAGCGGAGGGTGAGCTCGATGTCGAGGTCGACGAGAAGGTCGCGAAGAAGGGCCTGATGCGGTGGGTCAAGCTCCATCCGACGAACATCAGCCAGAAGGTCCAGATCATCGTTGAGCACTTCCACGCCAACGTCGCCCATCTGCTCGACGGCAAGGCCAAGGCGATGGTCGTGACCGACTCGCGCAAGGCCGCGGTGAAGTACAAGAAGGCCATCGACCTCTACATCGCCAAGCGCGCGGCGGAGGATCCGAGCTACAGCTACGGCACACTGGTCGCCTTCTCCGGCTCCGTCTCCTTCGGCGACGACGAGATCTGGTCGCCGGAGTGGGGAGTGAAGCCCGACAAGGACGCCGAGGCGACGGAGGCCACCCTCAACCCGGGCGCCAGCGCCGACCTGGCAGCGGCCTTCAAGGGCGACACCTACAAGGTCATGCTCGTCGCCAACAAGTTCCAGACCGGTTTCGACCAGCCGCTGCTCTCGGCGATGTACGTCGACAAGCGCCTCTCCGGCGTCACGGCCGTCCAGACGCTGTCCCGACTCAACCGCACGCACCGCACCGCCACGGGTGAGCGCAAGGTCACGACCTTCGTCATCGACTTCGCCAACAAGCCGGAGGACATCCAGGCGGCCTTCGAGCCCTACTTCGCGGGCGCCTCGCTCGAGACCGAGACCGACCCGTACGTCGTCTCCCACCTGATGAACAAGCTGGACACCGTCGGGATCTACGACGAGGCCGACGTCCGCAAGGTCGGGCTGATCCTCGTCGAGCACCAGGGCAACAACGCGCTCGCGGCCGTCGTCAGCCGGGGCCAGGAGGAGTTCCGCAGACGGTGGACCCACGCCATCGAGACCGGCGACAAGCTCGCCCAGGACGAGCTCGAGCTCTTCCGCAAGGACGCCGGCACGTACGTCCGCCTCTACGACTTCATGAGTCAGGTCGTGAACTACGGCGACCCCTACATGGAGATGCTCGCCGCCTACCTCCGCCTTCTGGGCCAAGTGATAGGTGAGGAGACGTGGAGCTCGCCGGTCGACCTCTCGAACGTCGAGCTCGCCGGCGTACGCCTGCAGAAGAACGCCGAGGTCGACATCAGCCTCAGCGGCGACGCCGACCTGAAGCCGCCCAGCGGCGCTGGCACAGGGGCGAAGAAGGAGCCGAAGTACGTCGCCCTCCGAGAAGTCATCGACGAGATGAACACCCTCTTCGGGGCCGAGGCGTTCGGCGACGCCCAGGTCGCCGAGTTCGTGAACGTGCTCCTCGGGACCCTGATGGGCAACGAGGCACTCCGACTCCAGGCGAAGGTCAACTCACGCAACCAGTTCCGCGAGTCCGCCGACTTCAAGGACGCCGCGATCGAGGCAGTGGCCGACAACCAGAACGCCCACAACACCATGGCCGACTACTTCTTCACCGACGGTCCGGCCATCCAGCGGATCATGACCAAGTTGGCCGACGCCTATTACGAGGCGGCCCTCGACGGTCGGTAA